The genomic segment TACAGTTTAGAAAAGTTACTTTGGATCAAAGATCACGAACCGGATATCTATGGAAAAACTTATAAAGTTCTTAACGCTAAAGATTATATCGTCTATAAACTAACTGGTCAATTTATGACAGATTATAGTGATGCCTCTAGCACAAATGCATTTGATTTAAATACTTTTACATGGTCTGATGAAATTATCCATGCATCAGGTATTGATGCAGATTTACTGCCCGACGTTAAACCTTCAACCTTTGTTGTTGACCAATTATCATCTACCATAGCAAAAGAGTTAGGTCTATCATCTAAAACAGCTGTGGTTCTTGGGGCTGGAGATGGTGTTTGCTCCGCTGTAGGGGCTGGTTCAATTGAAGAAGGCAAAAGTTATAGCTATCTTGGGTCCTCTGCGTGGATTGCTGTAACCAGTAAACAACCTTTTTATGATGAAGAAATGCGCACCTTTAATTGGGCTCATGCTGTTCCTGGCTATGTTACACCTTGCGGCACTATGCAAGCAGCTGGTAACTCATACAGCTGGTTAAAAAATGAAATATGCTACCATGAAAAAGATTTAGCTAAACAAAGTAACAAAAGTGCTTATGGATTAATGAATGACTTAATTGCTTCATCCTCCATTGGCTCCAATGGACTTATATTTCTTCCCTATCTCCTAGGTGAAAGAAGTCCTAGATGGAATCCCAAGAGTAAGGGAAGCTTTATAGGTGTTAAAATGGAACATAAAAGAGCTGATTTCATTCGCTCAGTTATAGAAGGTATCTTTTTTAATATGGATATAATTCTAAAGATCCTACAAAATCATGTTAGTTTCCAAGAGCTCACTGTCATTGGCGGCTTAGCTCAAGGTGCTATCCAAAGAAAAATAATGGCAGATATCTATGGACTAGATATCTTTAAGCTTAAGCACTTGGAGGAAGCTACCTCAATGGGTGCAGCTGTCATAGCTGGAGTTGGAGTTGGCTCCTTTAAGGATTTTCACTCAATTAATCGTTTTATAGACATTGAAAATGTACAAAAGCCAGATCCGGCTAATGTCAAAGAATACAATCTTATAAAACCGGTTTTTGATGAATGTTATCAACAACTCGTTGACATTTTCCCCAAATTATAATGGGATGTA from the Vallitalea okinawensis genome contains:
- the xylB gene encoding xylulokinase → MSKLLLAHDLGTSGNKATLFSTDGKLIKSLVIPYPTHFFNSNWSEQNPDDWWKAVCESTKQLLQDINPDDVLAMSFSGQMMGCLCVDKNGVPLRNAIIWADQRSEDQANFIRQKIDDHHFYRITGHRISSSYSLEKLLWIKDHEPDIYGKTYKVLNAKDYIVYKLTGQFMTDYSDASSTNAFDLNTFTWSDEIIHASGIDADLLPDVKPSTFVVDQLSSTIAKELGLSSKTAVVLGAGDGVCSAVGAGSIEEGKSYSYLGSSAWIAVTSKQPFYDEEMRTFNWAHAVPGYVTPCGTMQAAGNSYSWLKNEICYHEKDLAKQSNKSAYGLMNDLIASSSIGSNGLIFLPYLLGERSPRWNPKSKGSFIGVKMEHKRADFIRSVIEGIFFNMDIILKILQNHVSFQELTVIGGLAQGAIQRKIMADIYGLDIFKLKHLEEATSMGAAVIAGVGVGSFKDFHSINRFIDIENVQKPDPANVKEYNLIKPVFDECYQQLVDIFPKL